In Juglans regia cultivar Chandler chromosome 13, Walnut 2.0, whole genome shotgun sequence, the DNA window GAGTTCTACTGAAAGTAGTGTGTGGAAGCCCTACAtcaaattgtttttttcttatttattttcctccCCACTTTCCCGAATTCTCCCATTTCGTAAGACCTTCTTCCCATTTCGCAAACCCTAGCCCAGATCACACAACCTCTCGTAGACCAAACCCTCACCTCCTCTCTCTGTTTTTCCTCCCCCCCATTGCAAACCCTAGCCCATTTCGCAAACCCTAACCATTTCGCACCCCTCTCGCAGCGCAAACCCTCAACATTTCGCAAGATATGATTATGTCCAACCACAAATTTGTCAGTACACCAGACTCATTCAAGgtcataataagttttttttgtactttACTAACTCCCTTATGTCCACGAAGAAAACTAGTACTTCTCGGTGTAAGCAAAATATGATTATGTCCAACCACAAACTTGTTGAGTATCTActtttcaccatctttctttattctcATTATTGCTTTACACCCAATTTTTGTCTCAGCAGGTTCAAGCATTATTCGATCTGTGTCTGTCTGACTTACCCGTCGAAATCCTTCTCTTGTGCAAACATAGTCTACTGCACAACGAGTTTTATCATCTTTCGACAATCGAATATGATTAGTCCGGATTGCAAATCCTTGTCGCCTTGCATATGTGTTATAAAATGCTTGTGCATCTTCGACTTCCTCAAATACCATACCAATGAATGGCTCCAACGGAGCACTACTCGAAGAGGGAATCACATTTACTCTATCTTCAGTTTCGACATTGACCCCATCTTCGACATTCACATCACTTTGAATATCTACACTTTTAGCCTCAAGTTCAGCCTCAAGTTCATcactatcaatattataaattggttCCTACCATACAAAACCACACGATTATAAACAAGCAAGTTTTGGAAAATCACCAAAATACATTATGTCATTTGAATCTAAAGGAAAATTATAGattgcagaaaataaaataaacaagaagaTGTTTGTTTCCATTCTTTAAAGCGCATTTGTTACCATCTGATGTATGATGGTTTGAAAACTAAGAAGATAAGAACCGTTGTATCTATAGgcaaatttattttcctgaatTCTGAATATATAAGCAATGGAAGTAAGATGAATTCTTTTCATGGAAAATAGATCAAGTGAACTGTAGGAGGCAAATGGAGTAGCATGTACTGTGATTtgtttttgagatgagatgtaaaTGAACTGAGAAGAGATTGAAACAGAGCCTTGGAGGAGTTGTCTGTAACTACAATAAGGGTGTCAAAGTCATTGCATTGTAGTCTGAGTATCAACCCTTTATCTCCTTTTTATCCATTCTTTACCTTGGTAGGCGGGGTTCTACTGAGGTTGATGTCAAGTTCAATTTTTCATCATAGGATTATTaacccttatttattttttttctctgagcacctttatataatatctttacatactacatataatatgtattttgGACTTAGGAAGAGGAAGTAGGAGATTCCACTCTTCTTTTCACTTGTTTAACCTTCTATGAACACCACTTCTATTAAAGTTTCAATATTCTTCTTCGACACCCggcctttttctctctttcatttttttttttttttgtaagccaTTTGGTTTCTTTCAATGCCTTTCTCAAACCTTGTAATTCTAGacctttttttctccttcataccttaaattcatcaaattttcccTCTTCTCCCAACTTTTCCCTGatatatttcaaacttttttcctttcaatggGATGTCacctcaaaacaataataataagaagGCAATATACCTCTTTTAGGTGGATTTCTGGTTCCTCTTTTTGCT includes these proteins:
- the LOC118344241 gene encoding protein FAR1-RELATED SEQUENCE 5-like — encoded protein: MAWNRMAEWDMGMELEGIRGKLALETELLLLLIGNSLNRNRIDFRETERSLCPSLTHWINSRAWGLGIEPIYNIDSDELEAELEAKSVDIQSDVNVEDGVNVETEDRVNVIPSSSSAPLEPFIGMVFEEVEDAQAFYNTYARRQGFAIRTNHIRLSKDDKTRCAVDYVCTREGFRRVSQTDTDRIMLEPAETKIGCKAIMRIKKDGEK